The DNA region cgccaaacaattgataccagagcgtacaatcatcacagcgatacttgactctgcgcttcgcgctccctggattacaaattgatagtaaatattaaaaatttaagttataaatcataaatagaaaataaggtagtgcaaaaaaaaccgagtggcgggtccggatatttggtgGTACGGCCcatatccgggtcaggatccgttcagcagttgaactatggaaaaaagtgaaAGCAGGAGATAAAACGAGATTAATACAGTATAGGTTGTCTGTAAATGGGTAGTTGCTAGACTCACTGGGGCCTGTTTCTTTGATTCAGAAAGCTGATCCTGatgtagttgggatcacagagacatggctccagggtgaccaaggatgggagctcaacgttcagggatattcaatattcaggagggatagacatgaaggaaggggaggtggggtggcattgctggttaaagaagagattaacgcaatataaaggaaggacataagccgggaagatgtggaatcgatatgggtagagctgcgtaacactaaggggcagaagacgctggtgggagttgtgtacaggccacctaacagtagtagtgaggtcggagatggtattaaacaggaaattagaaatgtgtgcaataaaggaacagcaattataatgggtgacttcaatctacatgtagattgggtgaaccaaattggtaaaggtgctgaggaagaggatttcttggaatgtatgcgggatcgttttttgaaccaacatgtcgaggaaccaactaaagAGCAGGCTactctagactgggttttgagcaatgaggaagggttaattagcaatcttgtcgtgagaggccccttgggtaagagtgaccataatatggtggaattcttcattaagatggagagtgacatagttaattcagaaacaaaggttctgaacttaaagaggggtaactttgaaggtatgagacgtgaattagctaagatagactggcaaatgacacttaaaggattgacggtggatatgcaatggcaagcatttaaaggttgcatggatgaactacaacaattgttcatcccagtttggcaaaagaataaatcaaggaaggtagtgcacccgtggctgacaagagaaattagggatagtatcaattccaaagaagaagcatacaaattagccagagaaagtggctcacctgaggactgggagaaattcagagttcagcagaggaggacaaagggcttaattaggaaggggaaaaaagattatgagagaaaactggcagggaacataaaaaatgactgtaaaagcttttatagatatgtaaaaaggaaaagactggtaaagacaaatgtaggtcccctgcagacagaaacaggtgaattgattatggggagcaaggacatggcagaccaattgaataattactttggttctgccttcactaaggaggacataaataatcttccagaaatagtaagggacagagggtccagtgagatggaggaactgagcgaaatacatgttagtagggaagtggtgttaggtaaattgaagggattgaaggcagataaatccccagggccagatggtctgcatcctagagtgcttaaggaagtagcccaagaaatagtggatgcattagtgataatttttcaaaactcgttagattctggactagttcctgaggattggagggtggctaatgtaaccccactttttaaaaaagggagagagaaaccggggaattatagaccagttagcctaacgtcggtggtggggaaactgctggagtcagttatcaaagatgtgataacagcacatttggaaagcggtgaaatcatcggacaaagtcagcatggatttgtgaaaggaaaatcatgtctgacgaatctcatagaattttttgaggatgtaactagtagagtggataggggagaaccagtggatgtggtatatttggattttcaaaaggcttttgacaaggtcccacacaggagattagtgtgcaaacttaaagcacacggtattgggggtaaggtattggtgtgagtggagaattggttagcagacaggaagcaaagagtgggaataaacgggaccttttcagaatggcaggcggtgactagtggggcactgcaaggctcagtgctgggaccccagttgtttacaatatatattaatgacttggatgagggaattaaatgcagcatctccaagtttgcggttgacacgaagctgggtggcagtgttagctgtgaggaggatgctaagaggatgcagagtgacttggataggttgggtgagtgggcaaattcatggcagatgcaatttaatgtggataaatgtgaagttatccactttggtggcaaaaataggaaaacagattattatctgaatggtggccgattaggaaaaggggaggtgcaacgagacctgggtgtcattataccccagtcattgaaagtgggcatgcaggtacagcaggcggtgaaaaaggcgaatggtatgctggcacttatagcgagaggattcgagtacaggagcagggaggtactgctgcagttgtacaaggccttggtgagaccacacctggagtattgtgtgcagttttggtcccctaatctgaggaaagacatccttgccatagagggagtacaaagaaggttcaccagattgattcctgggatggcaggactttcatatgaagaaagactggatgaactgggcttgtactcgttggaatttagaagattgaggggggatctgattgaaacgtataaaatcctaaagggattggacaggctagatgcaggaagattgttcccgatgttgcggaagtccagaacaaggggccacagtttgaggataaaggggaagccttttaggaccgagattaggaaaaacttcttcacacagagagtggtgaatctgtggaattctctgccacaggaaacagttgaggccagttcattggctatatttaagagggagttagatatggcccttgtggctacagggatcagggggtatggagggaaggctggggcggggttctgagttggatgatcagccatgataataaatggcggtgcaggctcgaagggccgaatggcctactcctgcacctattttctatgtttctatgtaaccttaagaagataatttttttttattcagcAACCACAGATCTTGGGAACAAGGGATTGAGAAGATTCACTTTCATCTCAGACCTTTATCCCGAGGCTGTCTTCAATTCAAGGCTTCCGCCGGGGGGAGCCTCTCACATCAAACCCCTTCCTCATCTTACACGAGTTCAGCTTTTTCCCCGACGGCATCTCTTCGGTAATTTCACTCAGACCCCCTCAGTTTGACATTCAAACTCAAGGATTCAGGATTCAGGATCCTCCTctgcgtcgtcagctttctgaACGGCCGATGAACATATGGAcgccactttttttttgcactgtttatttattgtaTATTAATTTTATGTCCTTGTGCTGTATTGCTGGCGGAAAAAAACATTTCACATTAGACAATAATAACACGCTTGATTCTGATCTATTGACAGTTGAACAACCGGACAGAGTGGATTGTCCTCGGGGTGTGGGAACCTGTTCCAGTCGCCCTCCTACAACGCAGTAGTTGTACTGTCCTCCTCTGCTCTCGGCTCACCGCTCGCCGCATCCCCTGATAAACTCAAGCGCAGAGCCGACGCTGCAGGCGAACAGTTAATGTAGCAGCCCGGCCCTACTCACACTCAATGGCCGGCTGTGCCACCTCACACCGCCTCCGCTCCTGTTCACTAGCCgggcctgggcctgggcctgACCCATTGCCATTGCCCGCACGGTCGCAACTCCACCACGGCACCGGGAGCCAAATCGGATCCATTGCGGGAGAGGGTGGGTTAAATACGCAAGGCACCACGGGAGTAAGGACCGAACTCGCACTGTGACGTTAAAGCTCCGAAGCATCGCGGGAGGAAGGGCACAACTCCCTAATCTCGCGGGAGTGACAATCGCGGGCCAGCATGGTGAAGTTGACGGCTGAGCTGATTGAGTTGGCGGCGCAGTACACCAACCCGGTGCGGGATCGTGAGCTCGACCTCCGGGGTGAGTGAGCCGCTGGGCCGGGCCGACCCGGGTTCAGCTGCTACCGAAACAAAGCGCGGGAACAAACGAAACGGCCGGCGGGAGGCCGAGGCAGCGACGGGCCTGCGAATCACCCCGCCTCCTGCCCCCACTCTCTGCCGGCTCCTCGGTCTGTCTCCCTACCTCCCTCTGCTTGCACCGACCCGAAGGTGCCCCCACCCACCCTGTCCCGGTCTCCCCTCCCACTGAAGCTGCGGCTCGGTCCTGGTTTGTCTCACCGAACCCTCTGTCTGTTGTAGGATATAAAATCCCCGTTGTGGAGAACCTGGGGGCGACTTTGGATCAGTTTGACTCTATTGATTTCTCCGACAATGAAATTCGGAAGTTGGATGGCTTTCCGTTGCTCCGCAGATTGAAGAGCTTACTGTTGAACAACAATCGGATCTGGTGAGTGAACTTGCTCAATCTGGCCGAAAAGGACTGTTGCCAGAGTATGTTTTATGGTGGGATAAATGGGCACGTGTGTATTTAAGTCATGCATTGGTAGGTAACGTTGTAAATGAGAATTTGAAGGCTTAATGTGTTCCAGTGGGAAGTCATTAAAGTGCATACAAAACTGGATAACTTCATGTAAATATTAAAGTTGTTCAGAAACTGAAAGGTGAAAATGTGTCAGATTTATGAGCCAGTTTTAATATTGCATATTCTTAAGAAGTTAGATAAGAATTTCAGCTAGTAGAAACTAATACATTTCTATAAATGCATTAATTAGAATGTCAAAGGAGTGCTGGGTGCCAATTAGCGACAGTTTTCTACAGACAAGTGCAAAGGGAAAATGCTACATAAGGTAATTGTGTGTACTTTTAGCTAGTACACTGTGATGGGCTGGACAGTCGGTCTCCGGTTgagaccaggggtttccaacctggggtccatagcataaaaacgGTCGGGAAACCCTGCTCTGGACATGGCACATCATAAAGTACCTGCAGTGAAGTAGACTTGATGTGATTTCTGATTTAGTGATTGAACTGTTAGGATATTTTCTTGCATAAAACCATTCCTACTCATGGTACGTGGTGATTTGCAGGTATTGGTAGTAATGATCTATAAAATGTCGTTTCAGTCGGATAGGTGAAGGCCTTGAGCAGGCCCTGCCGAACCTGCAGGAGCTGGTGCTCACCAACAACAATCTACAGGAGCTGGTGAGTGCAGcaacagtgtgaaatgtgaataCTGTTGGTTCTAGGCAGTGGGCGGCCAAATGCAACGGCTCCTGCACTGACTGACTCTGCAGCCTTTCTTTACAGTCTCTCCTCGATGTTGGAAGCTATGCCCATCAAAGTGTATGGACACACAAGGCTCGGTGGTAGCATTCTTGCCTGTCAGTTAGAATGTCAGTAAACCCTCAGTAGACACTAGCAGCATAAAGACGGGGAAATTGAGGGTAAAGGGTGCAAAAATACCTCAGAACATGACAGGGAGAGTAGAACATGCCCGAGTGAAGGTTGAACAACAGTTTAAGGGACAAAAAGGAAACGGATCATCAAATCATGTAACATAAGGCAAAATAATCCACAAGTACCCAAAAGTGAAATCCAGATGCAAGTGTGGAACAATGGGATAACCTCATcaacactgaaatattaaatggttCACAATAGGGGATATTGCAATTGCTCAGCAAATTTGATGGCACCTGTGAAACCACTTTTTTTGGGTCTGAGACTTCTGGGGTGCTCTCCATGGCtcctgcccgatctgctgagtgtGTCCAGCTGCTTTGTTGATTTTTCAGCATCGCAGTTACTTTCACTtgcaattaagcagctgcctcagTGAATATGGAGAAGACTGTTGCAGGACATTGCAACACTTGATACTAACTCAGACTTGAAGGTGTTTCGTATGCAGACGTTTATAATAGGTTGTCAGGGGACAAGGAACGAAGTTCAGAATAGGAGGAATCAcaggagaaaatttgcagatgctggaaacccaagctaCACAAACAgaaggctggaggaacttggcaggtcaggcagcatctatggaagaaagtacagtcgacgttttgggccgagacccttcagtgggattgagggagaaaaaaaagatgagtcaagAGTTAGAAGGtgttgggaggggagggagaaacacaagatgatgtgtgaaactgggaggggagaggagtgtAGCAAAGTAATATgcaactgggaagttgattagtgaaaaagatacagggctggagaagggggagtatggtaggagaggagaggacagaaggtcaggggaggagcaccagagggaggtaatgggcaggtaaggagataaggtgagagagggaaaagggaatggtgaaggcggggggagaagtttgagaaatcggtgatcatgccattaggttggaggctactcagacaatttaaggtgttgctcctccaatctgagtggcCTCGtggtgacagtagaggaggccatagatagacatgtgggaatgggaagtggaattaaactggtggccactgggagatcttgctttttcaGGCAGGGTATAGTGTAGATGTGATGAAGCCatttcccaatctacgtcgggtctcactggtATTCAGGAGGCTGTAATGCAGAAGCAAAAAGGTGGAACCCAACACCACAGGGAGGTTAAAAAATACTGCACTAGGAATGTAATATACTTTTTTTAAGCACATTTAGGAGCAGCCACAGTATATTCTTGAGAGCTTGAAGTCAGACAATTTACAGtcgggggaggggtaggaatggaCAACAACAGGTTAAGGAAAGCATTGGGTACCTCTTACACTGGCCATTGCATCGTCAAATTAGTTCCAGGCCCGTGGTAGtaatgcagtttaaaaaaaaaactaggagTTGCATATTACTTTAAAAGTAATAACCTTATTGGAGTGGAAGAGCAAAAAGATTTGGGGGTAACTTTatttctggaagatcagaatttgagtgaagttatactaATCTTTCACTGACTCTGTTCAGGCTATTCCTGTAATTATGTCCATAGTTCTAAATGCAATGTTGTCAGTCTGGGGAGGGGAATGATTCCTAGGGATAATCAGTATGCTAGGTTACATGTTTTGCTTGAAATGACATGGTTGAGAAATAACtaatgatttaaatattttttctttgGAAGGAGCAAATCTAATTATCTACAGTAATAGTTACAAAGAAATCAGATGAAAAATTCGGAGTAACCCTTGCGTTAAGAATGTAGAACTCATTTTGGTGCGTGATTGCATAGCCAGTAGTTAAGTAcagtcttgccactggatccagatgggaattgggaagagagagtgaggctgacgctgtgcaactctccctcacttaaatccaaatcacacgctagtctcgacaccatcaaggtcctcatcgacgtccatgatggacgaacaacatttAAATGAAAACTCATAAGCATTTGAGCGCATGTTGTTAATTTCCTTGGCCTTTAAGAATcattgagttatacagcatggaaacaagccctttggcctagCTTGACAATGTTGATAAAATTAGCTGGCTAAGTTGGTCCCATTCGCCTTTGCTTGGCCGAGATCCTTCTAAAATTTCCTGTCCTGTGTCTCCAAGCATTGTGATTGTACATGCtactaccacttcctctggcagctcattctgcacaCAGGGAATTGTCCCTCAAgtcctcttaaacttttccctACATGTTAAGTTTGTGTCCTCTAGTTGTAGACTCTCTTACCCTAGGAAAAAGATGGAGCATGCTGCTTGCTACACCCCAGGAGAAAGAACTCATCCTGTGCTATCATTAGTGTAATtgaagccctccagtcctggtaacatcagTGAATAACATTGTTGCATCTGTTGCCTTGCTAGTGTTCATCTGTTTTTCCTTTCTCCATAGGGGGATCTAGATACACTTTCAACCATCAAGTCCCTCTCATTCTTGAGGTACGTTCATTATTGACTAGTATGTGGCTATTTGGCCTTGTTTCTGTGACAGTGTTATATGTTATGCTAGGCAACATCTGATCACACGTCTTCTCTTAACGAAGTCTCACTGCTTGTGTATTATTTTTGAAAAAGGACTtggtgctttcctggtgtatatgacgaataaactcgcTAGGGGTTCCagtcaggtacaggtatcaattataatgacgttttgatgacaaactctaccatctttatcaggaatgatgcctgggcatgtctagtccactggtatttataccccctgtAGTCTGTCCCTATTGATTAGTCCTcacccaatcaggtttccactctctcaCTTTGTGGAACAAGTGCACAAAACTACTGCAACTTGCCAATGGCTTTTGAGACtgtctggtaaaggaagccattaaaataaaactagaggaaaagaattttaactaagatgaaggtctcgctttaagaactggaattcaattataAGCAAGGTGGGAATCTGAATGGGTGAGGACTAACTAATCGGaggtcggggtggggggggggggggtacagaTTCCACCAGACTAGATGTACCAGGCATCATCCCTAATGAAGATAGCAGAGTTTATCATCGAAATGTCGGTTACAatggatacctgtacccagctggaagcctgagaggaGTTTATTCATGACTGGTTTTGATTGTATTTATGAAGCAATGTATCTGATTTGAATGACACATCTGTGACTGTGGTATGTAACTGACATGTTGAGCCTGGCCAGTCTACTTGGTAAATAAAAATACATGACTTAACTGTGGCATATGCCCTTCTGTCCACTGTGAAGTACCAGTTTGGATCATCAATAGAGAACCTTGTtgaattttatttgtttattttaatgttttgtgaGGAGAGAAGGAGCCCATCAATGTAAGAATACACATTTCCAGCCGTTGTAAAACCCACACTAAATTTTAGTTGGGTGCTGATAAACTCAAAATTTCTGACTGGAAGTTTTTGTATAAAAGGCATCTTGTTGGAGCAAGAAAACCTGAATTGTCCAACTAGCCAGTTTGTGAGCTTTGACCATGTGTCCATTCCTGTCATTGAGCAAATCTACACAgtgttgttacaggaaagcagcatccatcatcaagaaccctcaGTACCCACAccaggctcttttctcactgctgccatcaggaagaaggtacaggagcctcagaacccactccagcaggttcaagagcagttattactctcaaccatcaggctccgaaaccagaagggataacgtccctcaacttcatttgcccctgtcactgaactgttcccccaACTTATAGGCTCACTTTaagagactcttcatctcacgtttttgatatttagtgcttatttattacttgttctttttgtatttgtagtttgtcttttgcacactggttgtccaccctgttggtgtggtctttcaatgattctattatggttattggatttattgagaatgtctacaggaaaaagaatctcagggttgttcatggtgacgtgtactttgataataaatttacctgaaCTTCCAATTTGACCTGGATCTTAAGGTTGTCATTGTGTTTGTTGTCAGCAGATGGCAGTGTAACACCATGTTCTTCACAAGCATCGTTTGATGCCGCtttatagcaacacacaaaagatgctggaggaactcagcatctatggaaaagagcaggacctttgaagggttttggtccaaaacgtcgactgtactcttttctaaaggtgctgcctggcttgctgagttcctccagcattttgtgtgtgttgctcagattttcaacatttgcagattttctcttgtttttgatgctGCTTAGATTGGACTTAACTGAAAACATATTCTGCATTGGTCACTGTGGCCTGCAGAGTCCTAATGACCTGATGTCAGCCAATTATAAACCAAGCACTAGCAGTGACCTGCAAAATGATTATTTTCTATTGTGCCGGCTTTCTACTGAACCCTGCATCTTCCTGCTGTTTTTCTGAAGCCATCTGCCAACTCACATGACAGCATCTGTGCCAAGCCATTAACTTGTTCTATTCCATGTCACCCTATGTTTCCTGCTTTTTTCTCCTTTCAGTGAGATTGTGACTGTACTGATGGTTTGTTAGGCCAAATGCACTTAAAAACAATGAACCCTGATTTTTGCAGCCTCCTGCGGAATCCTGTAACGAGTAAGAAACACTATCGACTTTACGTAATCCACAAAGTTCCACAAATTAGAGtcctggatttccagaaggtgaaGCTGAAGGTATGGTTTGGACCAGCTGCTGCAGCACATTTTGGTTAGATTTTGTGCAGTTTGTTTGCCGTATatcttctctttcaatatttttattagtttctacataaaagaatacaaagTATAAGAAGATATAAatcaaaaaagataaaataataccagatacagtatcttagaatcacacttgcaatcacattaccctatattcatgtaaattaaattgtaatattgaagtgtaataattttattatacagaaaaaaattaaacccactaccaagatcaaagctgtttggtaaagaaagaaaaaaggaaataaaaatccttatcataaattgaaatatgttattagccaCCATCTGTACCTTAATAGTAAGTCccatctgtactttaacagcaagtcaaaggttttgaaaattgttcaaaaatggtccccacaatgtttgaaagtcttggctagattcagaaattgaacaacggatcttctataaatttaagcatgacataacatcacgtaaccattgagcgtgagttTATCTGTATATCTTTACACTGTGGAATGAGGTTCCTTTACATTGAAGGATTTGTTTTGTGAGAGATCATCAATGTATCCAATCACGTCAGT from Mobula hypostoma chromosome 13, sMobHyp1.1, whole genome shotgun sequence includes:
- the snrpa1 gene encoding U2 small nuclear ribonucleoprotein A', with the protein product MVKLTAELIELAAQYTNPVRDRELDLRGYKIPVVENLGATLDQFDSIDFSDNEIRKLDGFPLLRRLKSLLLNNNRICRIGEGLEQALPNLQELVLTNNNLQELGDLDTLSTIKSLSFLSLLRNPVTSKKHYRLYVIHKVPQIRVLDFQKVKLKERQEADRMFKGKRGAQLAKDITKKTKTFTPGAGLSGEKKKTGPSGPEVEAIKNAIANASTLAEVEKLKGMLQAGQIPGRDKTGPTEEVEEEEMETDTVTNGN